A stretch of the Ptychodera flava strain L36383 chromosome 18, AS_Pfla_20210202, whole genome shotgun sequence genome encodes the following:
- the LOC139117579 gene encoding uncharacterized protein isoform X1 — MAANMLLCSTSKNSGKTQKNCAVPLCPSYGKIHVPGHGDVTYHKIPQKEEIKKLWLAKIRRDEDKTFKVGNHTVVCSLHFKDEDMEFHQFSGRRTLHPGAVPCIFKCWEGVPHLKSIPKPTRPLNALQLARFCKPMAQSSSAEHCESDDICVTSEDVVANKKASCTSSFEHLKKEIEELKNKIKLLTVENHRLETALHNSEFSIENVKDCDVCFYTGFPNREVFKSLLKYVNPGPNGENLVNVRQTSSSHQNTGTKIGRPRKLSVENQFFLFLCRVRLGLFERDLSYRFSVSVTTVSNTVVSWSNFLYLRLGSINIWPSKQVVINTMPDSFKDKYPDTRVIIDATEIKIEMPSSLMLKSQSYSNYNRQTH; from the exons ATGGCTGCCAATATG cttCTCTGTTCAACTTCAAAGAATTCTGGGAAGAcccaaaaaaattgtgctgtccCACTCTGTCCCAGTTATGGCAAGATTCATGTACCTGGTCATGGAGATGtgacttatcataaaattccaCAAAAGgaggaaataaaaaaactatGGCTTGCAAAAATAAGGCGAGATGAAGACAAGACCTTCAAG GTTGGAAATCATACTGTTGTTTGTTCTCTCCATTTTAAAGATGAGGATATGGAATTCCATCAGTTTAGTGGTAGGAGAACCCTTCACCCTGGTGCTGTGCCATGCATTTTTAAATGTTGGGAAGGTGTACCCCATTTAAAATCTATTCCAAAACCAACTCGCCCACTGAATGCACTTCAACTCGCCAGATTTTGTAAACCAATGGCCCAGAGTAGTTCTGCTGAACATTGTGAGTCTGATGATATTTGTGTGACATCCGAAGATGTAGTGGCTAATAAAAAAGCGTCGTGTACTTCAAGttttgaacatttgaaaaaGGAAATAGAGGaacttaaaaacaaaatcaaactgTTAACTGTTGAGAACCATCGTTTAGAGACTGCCCTTCACAATTCAGAGTTTTCTATTGAGAATGTGAAAGATTGTGATGTTTGTTTTTATACAGGTTTTCCAAATAGAGAAGTTTTTAAATCTCTCCTAAAATATGTAAATCCAGGTCCCAATGGTGAAAACCTTGTAAATGTTCGTCAGACATCAAGTTCCCACCAGAATACAGGCACAAAGATTGGGAGACCAAGAAAGCTCTCAGTTGAAAAccagtttttcctttttttatgtCGAGTACGATTAGGCCTTTTTGAGCGTGACCTATCATACAGATTTTCAGTTTCTGTCACTACTGTGAGCAATACTGTTGTATcctggtcaaattttctttATCTTCGACTTGGCTCCATAAATATATGGCCTTCTAAGCAGGTTGTTATAAACACAATGCCAGATTCCTTTAAAGATAAGTATCCTGATACCCGTGTTATCATTGATGCAACTGAGATAAAAATTGAAATGCCATCATCATTAATGTTAAAATCTCAGTCATATTCCAATTACAATCGACAAACACACTGA